One window of the Pseudofrankia sp. DC12 genome contains the following:
- a CDS encoding NERD domain-containing protein, translated as MATITRPATTNTRTGQPGSYLYSEYRRGREHQALVRRDRLGRVLPRSLAKSVPVGLLVCLVLTFGVGLPGGVGFAVLALIVVGWSSVIVASVFGRDNEIETMRLSAEAERKTARALARLRRAGWTVLHDLEVPSADAVVGHLVIGPAGVLVINSEPRKGVVRYTKKVATVDSEPLTAAIERDAFLGTQIKAELQARIPLIKLSVYPVMVMTEADVLWKDGAVLGVTIINIRRIFDFARDRPRRLNPVEVKEVVAAARTLFPPFVDNRSLEQVTIGRDQWLMLMETLHAIRDRDGDATDLLDRLATLEAQLSRGGDGFARVGIPPGPDDSPGIEEFPEPADRDGPGSPDDRDSIIRSLRPIGRGVPRRRPGGRPSLASVRSESDPPATGTDDTPGGPEV; from the coding sequence ATGGCGACGATCACCAGGCCGGCTACGACGAACACCAGGACCGGGCAGCCGGGTTCCTACCTCTATTCGGAGTATCGACGCGGCCGCGAGCATCAGGCCCTGGTCCGCCGGGACCGGCTCGGCCGGGTGCTGCCACGTTCGCTCGCCAAATCGGTGCCGGTCGGGCTGCTGGTCTGCCTGGTCCTGACCTTCGGCGTGGGTCTGCCCGGTGGCGTCGGGTTCGCGGTCCTCGCTCTGATCGTCGTCGGGTGGAGCTCGGTCATCGTCGCGTCGGTGTTCGGGCGCGACAACGAGATCGAGACGATGCGCCTCAGCGCCGAGGCCGAGCGCAAGACCGCGCGGGCGCTGGCCCGGCTGCGGCGGGCCGGCTGGACCGTCCTGCACGATCTTGAGGTACCGAGCGCGGACGCCGTCGTCGGCCATCTGGTGATCGGCCCGGCCGGCGTGCTGGTCATCAACAGCGAGCCGCGCAAGGGCGTCGTCCGCTACACGAAGAAGGTCGCGACCGTCGACAGCGAGCCGCTCACCGCGGCGATCGAGCGGGACGCCTTCCTCGGGACCCAGATCAAGGCCGAGCTGCAGGCCAGAATTCCGCTGATCAAGCTGTCCGTGTACCCGGTGATGGTGATGACCGAGGCCGACGTCCTTTGGAAGGACGGCGCGGTCCTCGGCGTCACGATCATCAACATCCGCCGGATCTTCGACTTCGCCCGTGACCGGCCGCGCCGGCTCAACCCGGTCGAGGTCAAGGAGGTCGTGGCCGCGGCGAGGACGCTGTTCCCGCCGTTCGTCGACAACCGGTCGCTCGAGCAGGTGACGATCGGCCGTGACCAGTGGCTGATGCTGATGGAGACGCTGCACGCGATCCGCGACCGCGACGGCGACGCCACCGACCTGCTGGACCGGCTGGCCACGCTGGAGGCTCAGCTGTCCCGGGGGGGCGACGGCTTCGCCAGGGTCGGCATCCCGCCCGGCCCGGACGACTCGCCGGGCATTGAGGAGTTTCCCGAGCCGGCGGACCGCGACGGGCCCGGCTCGCCGGACGACCGCGACAGCATCATCCGCTCGCTGCGCCCGATCGGCCGGGGGGTTCCCCGCCGCCGGCCAGGCGGCCGCCCCAGCCTCGCCTCCGTCCGCTCGGAGTCGGACCCGCCCGCCACGGGCACGGACGATACGCCGGGTGGCCCGGAAGTCTGA
- a CDS encoding (Fe-S)-binding protein, whose protein sequence is MRIAIGGAITLIALAIAGRRFFWLFRLIQTGQPAEGRLDDIPTRIWSEISEVGGQRKLLKWSVPGLAHAFTFWGFTVLMLTIIEAFGGLFDDDFHIPGFGHWAWIGFIEDFFAVAVLAGLATFTAIRIRKAPARLERQSRFYGSHTGPAWMILGMITAVIVTLLIYRGAQWNTGNLPQGKTKWAFASYVVSRVFSPLGHTANEAIETTFLLINLAIIMGFLVLVAYSKHLHIFLAPVNVVLKREPKALGALGTTPDIETLMEQDEPIIGAGKVEDFSWKAMLDFSTCTECGRCQSQCPAWNTGKPLSPKLIIMDLRDHLFAKAPYLLGGTDAESRDAAWDAAAAKAHEGHDHAPGEGHEHPEHEVHGVPESGFARVSEPGKAQAERPLVGTAEEGGVIDPDVLWSCTNCGACVEQCPVDIEHVDHIVDMRRYQVMIESAFPSEAGVMLRNLENNGNPWGVSPRSRTEWTDGLPFEVKIIDAGEQIPEDVEYLFWVGCAGAIEDRAKKVSRAFAELLDMAGVKFAILGSQESCTGDPARRLGNEYLFQEMAKANIELLNETGVKKIVATCPHCFNSLSKEYSGLGGNYEVVHHTQLLGKLVEEKKLVPITPIESSVTYHDPCFLGRHNKVYTPPREILEAIPGLRGQEMHRCKDRGFCCGAGGARMWMEEKIGTRINTNRVEEALGLDPDVVSTACPFCIVMLSDAVTEQKLAGTAKESVEVLDVSQLLARSLAAPAAPTQDAPGAEPAPMS, encoded by the coding sequence CTGAGGATCGCGATCGGTGGGGCGATCACCTTGATCGCCCTGGCGATTGCCGGAAGGCGATTCTTCTGGCTGTTCAGGCTGATCCAGACCGGACAGCCAGCAGAAGGGCGTCTGGACGACATCCCGACCCGGATCTGGAGTGAGATCAGCGAGGTCGGCGGTCAGCGCAAGCTGCTGAAGTGGTCGGTGCCCGGCCTCGCGCACGCGTTCACGTTCTGGGGCTTCACCGTCCTGATGCTCACGATCATCGAGGCCTTCGGAGGCCTCTTTGACGACGACTTCCACATCCCCGGCTTCGGGCACTGGGCGTGGATCGGGTTCATCGAGGACTTCTTCGCCGTCGCGGTACTCGCCGGCCTGGCCACGTTCACGGCCATCCGGATCAGGAAGGCGCCCGCCCGCCTCGAGCGCCAGTCACGGTTCTACGGCTCGCACACCGGGCCGGCCTGGATGATCCTTGGCATGATCACGGCGGTCATCGTGACCCTGCTGATCTACCGCGGCGCCCAGTGGAACACGGGCAACCTGCCGCAGGGCAAGACCAAGTGGGCCTTCGCGTCCTACGTCGTCAGCCGGGTCTTCTCGCCGCTCGGCCACACCGCGAACGAGGCCATCGAGACCACGTTCCTGCTGATCAACCTCGCGATCATCATGGGCTTCCTGGTGCTCGTCGCGTACTCGAAGCACCTGCACATCTTCCTGGCCCCGGTCAACGTCGTCCTCAAGCGGGAGCCGAAGGCGCTCGGCGCGCTCGGCACGACGCCGGACATCGAGACGCTGATGGAGCAGGACGAGCCGATCATCGGCGCGGGGAAGGTCGAGGACTTCTCCTGGAAGGCGATGCTCGACTTCTCCACCTGCACCGAATGCGGCCGCTGCCAGAGCCAGTGCCCCGCGTGGAACACCGGGAAGCCGCTCTCGCCGAAACTGATCATCATGGACCTGCGCGACCACCTGTTCGCGAAGGCGCCATACCTGCTCGGTGGCACCGACGCGGAATCGCGTGACGCCGCCTGGGACGCCGCGGCCGCCAAGGCCCACGAGGGCCACGACCACGCGCCGGGCGAGGGCCACGAGCACCCCGAGCACGAGGTCCACGGCGTTCCCGAGTCGGGTTTCGCCCGGGTCTCGGAGCCTGGCAAGGCGCAGGCCGAGCGGCCGCTGGTCGGCACCGCCGAAGAGGGCGGCGTCATCGACCCGGACGTACTGTGGTCGTGCACGAACTGCGGCGCCTGCGTCGAGCAGTGCCCGGTGGACATCGAGCACGTCGACCACATCGTCGACATGCGGCGCTACCAGGTGATGATCGAGTCCGCGTTCCCGTCGGAGGCCGGCGTCATGCTGCGCAACCTGGAGAACAACGGCAACCCGTGGGGCGTCTCCCCGCGCAGCCGCACCGAATGGACCGACGGCCTGCCGTTCGAGGTAAAGATCATCGATGCGGGCGAGCAGATTCCCGAGGACGTCGAGTACCTGTTCTGGGTCGGCTGCGCCGGCGCCATCGAGGACCGGGCGAAGAAGGTCTCCCGGGCGTTCGCCGAGCTGCTCGACATGGCCGGCGTGAAGTTCGCGATCCTCGGCTCGCAGGAGTCCTGCACCGGTGACCCGGCTCGCCGCCTGGGCAACGAGTACCTGTTCCAGGAAATGGCGAAGGCCAACATCGAGCTGCTCAACGAGACCGGCGTCAAGAAGATCGTCGCCACCTGCCCACACTGCTTCAACAGCCTCTCGAAGGAATACTCGGGCCTCGGCGGCAACTACGAGGTGGTCCACCACACCCAGCTGCTCGGCAAGCTTGTCGAGGAGAAGAAGCTGGTGCCGATCACCCCGATCGAGTCGTCGGTGACCTACCACGACCCGTGCTTCCTCGGCCGGCACAACAAGGTCTACACCCCGCCCCGGGAGATCCTGGAAGCCATTCCGGGCCTGCGCGGCCAGGAGATGCACCGGTGCAAGGACCGCGGCTTCTGCTGCGGCGCCGGCGGCGCGCGGATGTGGATGGAAGAGAAGATCGGCACCCGGATCAACACGAACCGGGTGGAGGAGGCGCTTGGCCTCGACCCCGACGTCGTCTCGACCGCCTGCCCGTTCTGCATCGTCATGCTGTCCGACGCGGTGACCGAGCAGAAGCTGGCCGGCACGGCGAAGGAGTCCGTCGAGGTCCTCGACGTCTCCCAGCTCCTCGCCCGTTCCCTGGCCGCCCCGGCAGCGCCCACCCAGGACGCCCCCGGCGCGGAGCCCGCCCCGATGAGCTGA
- a CDS encoding DUF5615 family PIN-like protein, translating to MSRPLLLDEMLNQRIGRQLTDLGYDVRCVVLEPVLLGLPHDEILAAATLEGRALVTLNVKDFVRLDAQYRAAGRSHAGLVLVSTKIFPLDARFIGAVGQALEKLLVEPMHLGPDAVLFLRR from the coding sequence GTGAGCCGGCCGCTGCTGCTGGACGAGATGCTCAACCAGCGGATAGGCAGGCAGCTCACCGATCTCGGCTACGACGTCCGCTGCGTCGTGCTGGAGCCAGTGCTCCTCGGTCTGCCCCACGACGAGATTCTGGCCGCCGCGACCCTCGAGGGTCGCGCGCTCGTCACTCTGAACGTCAAGGACTTCGTCCGCCTGGACGCCCAATATCGCGCGGCAGGCCGCTCCCACGCCGGTCTCGTCCTCGTCTCGACGAAGATCTTTCCTCTGGACGCCCGCTTCATCGGCGCGGTCGGCCAGGCGCTGGAAAAACTCCTCGTCGAGCCCATGCACCTCGGGCCGGACGCGGTGCTCTTCCTTCGGCGCTGA
- a CDS encoding pseudouridine-5'-phosphate glycosidase, translating into MPEIEVSAEVQDALAAGRAVVALESTLLAHGLPAPRNREFAAELEQLVRDHGAVPATVAVLDGVPTVGLDEAARERITDPATDILKLSVRDLAPATALGQTGATTVASTAWLAARAGVRVFATGGLGGVHRGGDEDSGGFSYDESADLPTLATTPITVVCAGVKSILDVGATLERLETLGVTVLGWQTSDFPGFYLPGTGYRLDWRVEDAGQVAAVMAAADELGTPGAVIVAHPVAEADALDRDLHDRVLADALGAARRAGLRGKAVTPFLLAAFHRETAGASLEVNLAVVRGNATVAAAIATAYSRRG; encoded by the coding sequence ATGCCGGAGATCGAGGTGTCCGCCGAGGTTCAGGACGCGCTGGCCGCGGGGCGGGCAGTGGTGGCCTTGGAGTCGACGCTGCTCGCCCACGGGCTGCCGGCCCCGCGCAACAGGGAGTTCGCCGCGGAGCTGGAGCAGCTGGTGCGCGACCATGGCGCGGTTCCCGCGACGGTCGCGGTGCTCGACGGGGTGCCGACCGTCGGTCTCGACGAGGCGGCCCGCGAGCGGATCACGGATCCCGCCACGGACATCCTCAAGCTGTCGGTGCGCGATCTCGCGCCGGCCACCGCACTCGGCCAGACCGGCGCGACGACCGTCGCGTCGACGGCCTGGCTCGCCGCCCGGGCCGGAGTCCGGGTGTTCGCGACCGGCGGCCTCGGCGGAGTCCATCGCGGCGGCGACGAGGACAGCGGCGGTTTCAGCTATGACGAGTCGGCGGACCTGCCGACGCTGGCCACGACCCCGATCACGGTCGTCTGCGCCGGAGTGAAGTCCATCCTCGACGTCGGCGCGACCCTGGAGCGGCTGGAGACACTGGGCGTCACCGTCCTCGGCTGGCAGACGTCCGACTTTCCCGGCTTCTACCTACCCGGCACGGGCTACCGGCTCGACTGGCGGGTAGAGGACGCGGGCCAGGTCGCCGCGGTGATGGCGGCCGCCGACGAGCTCGGCACGCCCGGGGCGGTCATCGTGGCCCATCCGGTCGCCGAGGCCGACGCACTGGACCGTGACCTACACGACCGGGTGCTCGCCGACGCCCTCGGCGCCGCCCGCCGGGCCGGGCTGCGCGGCAAGGCCGTCACCCCTTTCCTGCTGGCCGCGTTCCACCGCGAGACCGCCGGCGCGAGCCTCGAGGTCAACCTCGCGGTCGTCCGAGGGAACGCGACCGTGGCGGCAGCCATCGCCACCGCCTACAGCCGCCGCGGGTAG
- a CDS encoding MMPL family transporter: protein MRRSGGSAQSAHAAARRSRARLERFAEWPIGRWGRWVAVGLWLALALVATPLSGRLGNAQTNDAAAFLPQGAESTQVLAAQRQLPGGDAIPAVVVFTRPTGTLTDADRAAMTTAGAKLAPFAAGPVTPAAPAPDGRAALMIVPIAQSADADAFADQINRMRAIVRTLAPPGLETSVTGPAGVIVDTYTTFRGVETPLLFVTAAVVALILLVVYRGPFLCLVPLVAVGAADQAATAIIYLLARHGGLTVNGQSAGILRVLVFGAGTDYALLLIARYREELTRHAAPTDAMRVALLRAGPAVLASAGTVVLSLLCLLLGELNSDRGLGPVGAVGIAVAFVTMGTLLPALLVICGRRLFWPAIPRIAAPAVTTSLEDAGSPDVVGAWARAGLTIARRPRLIWLVTSAVLAGLTIGIVTFHIGLTDRGAFRKPIDSITGEARIAAHFPPGASAPTFVIGSSDKAAELGRAINATPGVATAVVDGTGEGLTQFLVVLRDNPDSAATAATIDRLRARVRAVPGAEALVGGTTAVNHDIARAAMRDRRLVIPLVLAVVLVILGLLLRAAVAPLVLILTVVLSFLASLGVSALVFRGVFHFAGADPSLPLFGFIFLVALGVDYNIFLMTRVREEATHTDARTGVLRGLAVTGGVITSAGVVLAATFSVLFIFPLVQLAEIGFLVAFGVLLDTLVVRSVLVPALALDLGRTMWWPSRLSRPLTPPIDLVTPEVVVSEDVP, encoded by the coding sequence ATGCGCCGGTCGGGGGGTTCCGCTCAGTCCGCCCACGCGGCGGCCCGGCGGTCCCGCGCCCGGCTCGAGCGCTTCGCCGAATGGCCCATCGGGCGGTGGGGCCGTTGGGTCGCGGTGGGGCTGTGGCTCGCGCTGGCGCTGGTCGCGACGCCGCTCTCCGGGCGGCTGGGAAACGCGCAGACCAACGACGCCGCGGCCTTCCTGCCGCAGGGCGCGGAGTCGACGCAGGTGCTCGCCGCCCAGCGCCAGCTGCCGGGTGGCGACGCCATTCCGGCGGTGGTCGTCTTCACCCGGCCAACCGGGACGTTGACCGACGCCGATCGAGCTGCCATGACCACCGCCGGCGCCAAGCTGGCACCCTTCGCCGCCGGTCCCGTCACCCCGGCCGCACCGGCCCCGGACGGCCGGGCCGCACTGATGATCGTCCCGATCGCGCAGTCCGCGGACGCGGACGCCTTCGCGGACCAGATCAACCGGATGCGCGCCATCGTGCGCACGCTGGCCCCACCCGGACTGGAGACGTCGGTCACCGGCCCGGCCGGCGTCATCGTGGACACGTACACGACGTTTCGCGGGGTCGAGACGCCGTTGCTGTTCGTGACCGCGGCCGTCGTCGCGCTGATCCTTCTGGTCGTCTACCGGGGGCCGTTCCTGTGCCTGGTGCCGCTGGTCGCCGTGGGCGCCGCCGACCAGGCCGCGACCGCGATCATCTACCTGCTGGCCCGGCACGGCGGGCTGACGGTCAACGGGCAGAGCGCGGGCATCCTGCGGGTCCTGGTGTTCGGCGCCGGCACCGACTACGCCCTGCTGCTGATCGCCCGGTACCGCGAGGAGCTGACCCGGCACGCCGCCCCGACCGACGCGATGCGGGTCGCGCTGCTGCGCGCCGGCCCCGCGGTCCTGGCCTCGGCCGGCACCGTCGTCCTCAGCCTGCTGTGCCTGCTGCTCGGTGAGCTGAACTCCGACCGTGGGCTCGGACCGGTCGGCGCGGTCGGCATCGCCGTGGCGTTCGTCACCATGGGGACGCTGCTCCCCGCGCTGCTGGTGATCTGCGGCCGGCGGCTGTTCTGGCCGGCCATCCCCCGGATCGCAGCGCCGGCCGTCACCACGAGCCTCGAGGACGCCGGCAGCCCGGACGTCGTCGGCGCCTGGGCCCGGGCCGGGCTGACGATCGCCCGCCGGCCCCGGCTGATCTGGCTCGTCACCAGCGCGGTCCTCGCCGGCCTCACGATCGGCATCGTCACGTTCCACATCGGTCTCACCGACCGCGGGGCGTTCCGCAAGCCGATCGACTCGATCACCGGCGAAGCGCGCATCGCGGCCCACTTCCCACCGGGCGCGAGCGCCCCCACGTTCGTGATCGGCTCCAGCGACAAGGCGGCCGAGCTCGGCCGGGCGATCAACGCGACTCCGGGGGTCGCCACCGCGGTCGTCGACGGCACCGGCGAAGGGCTCACCCAGTTCCTGGTCGTCCTGCGCGACAACCCGGACAGCGCCGCGACCGCCGCGACGATCGACCGGCTGCGGGCCAGGGTCCGCGCCGTGCCGGGTGCCGAGGCGCTGGTCGGCGGGACGACGGCGGTGAACCACGACATCGCCCGCGCCGCGATGCGCGACCGGCGGCTCGTCATCCCGCTGGTGCTCGCCGTCGTGCTGGTGATCCTCGGCCTGCTGCTGCGCGCGGCGGTCGCGCCACTGGTGCTGATCCTCACCGTGGTGCTGTCGTTCCTGGCATCGCTCGGGGTGTCGGCGCTGGTTTTCCGAGGGGTCTTCCATTTCGCCGGCGCCGACCCGTCGCTGCCACTGTTCGGCTTCATCTTCCTGGTGGCGCTCGGCGTCGACTACAACATCTTCCTGATGACGCGCGTGCGCGAGGAGGCGACGCACACCGACGCCCGCACCGGCGTGCTGCGCGGCCTCGCCGTCACCGGCGGAGTGATCACTTCGGCCGGGGTGGTGCTGGCGGCGACGTTCTCGGTGCTGTTCATCTTCCCGCTGGTGCAGCTCGCCGAGATCGGCTTCCTGGTCGCCTTCGGGGTGCTGCTGGACACGCTGGTCGTCCGCTCGGTCCTGGTGCCGGCGCTGGCCCTGGACCTCGGCCGCACCATGTGGTGGCCCAGCCGCCTGAGCCGGCCCCTGACCCCGCCCATCGACCTCGTGACGCCGGAAGTCGTCGTCTCGGAGGACGTCCCCTAG
- a CDS encoding nucleotidyltransferase: MSVDTPRPVSAATPPAEVTYDHLIIPPHWRRPEDSVAGAPNPLFPSVDGPAHPASGPYPMTGPLLVGTTARAFVKLDDIIRLSAEDKAVIDARRDEAERALRAIFPPRCALPLVGVATIGSAGRDTMIRPLDEVDIFAVFSAANSAWKRFRWDSRDLLLCVRNAIGGDRVQTIGTRGQALRVVYDTPPDVHLVPAFDHPRAGYVMPDRIGGWLPTRPERHASWTEDLGPRVISAVRLLKAWNRVCGSRLRSFHIEALAGTVLAGRGLNPRQALATVFRHMDEVGLSMTDPADVGGDLSTYLRPDDLGALGESVRMARAYSEKAVAAEGDGRHEEAVALWATIFGPEFPTFG, encoded by the coding sequence ATGAGCGTCGATACCCCACGCCCGGTCTCGGCCGCGACGCCGCCTGCTGAGGTCACCTACGACCACCTGATCATCCCGCCGCACTGGCGGCGGCCCGAGGACTCGGTGGCCGGCGCCCCGAACCCGCTTTTCCCGTCGGTGGACGGCCCGGCGCACCCGGCGTCTGGCCCGTACCCGATGACGGGCCCGTTGCTCGTCGGCACGACGGCCCGCGCCTTCGTCAAGCTCGACGACATCATCCGGCTGTCCGCCGAGGACAAGGCCGTGATCGACGCGCGGCGCGACGAGGCCGAGCGGGCGCTGCGGGCGATCTTCCCGCCCCGGTGCGCCCTGCCGCTCGTCGGCGTCGCCACGATCGGCTCCGCCGGGCGCGACACGATGATCCGGCCGCTCGACGAGGTCGACATCTTCGCGGTGTTCAGCGCCGCGAACAGCGCCTGGAAGCGGTTCCGCTGGGACTCCCGCGACCTGCTGCTGTGCGTGCGGAACGCGATCGGTGGCGACCGGGTCCAGACGATCGGCACCCGCGGGCAGGCGCTGCGGGTCGTCTACGACACCCCGCCGGACGTCCACCTCGTCCCGGCCTTCGACCACCCGCGCGCGGGCTACGTGATGCCCGACCGGATCGGCGGCTGGCTGCCGACCCGGCCCGAGCGTCACGCCAGCTGGACCGAGGACCTCGGCCCCCGGGTGATCTCAGCGGTCCGGCTGCTGAAGGCGTGGAACCGGGTGTGCGGCAGCCGTCTGCGCTCGTTCCACATCGAGGCGCTGGCCGGGACGGTGCTGGCCGGCCGCGGCCTGAACCCCCGGCAGGCGCTGGCGACCGTGTTCCGGCACATGGACGAGGTCGGCCTCTCGATGACCGACCCCGCGGACGTCGGCGGCGACCTGTCGACCTACCTGCGGCCTGACGACCTCGGCGCACTCGGCGAGTCGGTCCGGATGGCCCGCGCCTACTCGGAGAAGGCCGTTGCCGCCGAGGGTGACGGCCGCCACGAGGAGGCCGTGGCCCTCTGGGCCACCATCTTCGGCCCCGAGTTCCCCACCTTCGGCTAA
- a CDS encoding GNAT family N-acetyltransferase yields the protein MADDGPTLTTPRLQALPVTLWNAGYVAEELARQVALASRPLPGLGVGGLFAGPDARGTAEPAALRRELRHRASAGRSTPTWVVRDHDGGPVGLLGADAQARRAAVAVVIDAAERRRGYGAEIIRALASWLESSRLALVETRLRTDDLAAERLARATSFEPTRVVIVAGWRVWCRPPPR from the coding sequence ATGGCTGACGACGGACCGACGTTGACCACGCCGCGGCTGCAGGCGCTACCGGTCACGCTGTGGAACGCGGGCTACGTGGCCGAGGAGCTGGCCCGCCAGGTGGCGCTGGCCTCCCGGCCGCTGCCGGGGCTCGGCGTCGGTGGCCTGTTCGCCGGCCCGGACGCGCGTGGGACGGCCGAGCCAGCGGCCCTGCGCCGCGAGCTTCGCCACCGGGCCAGCGCCGGTCGCTCGACACCCACCTGGGTGGTCCGCGACCACGACGGCGGCCCGGTGGGGTTGCTGGGCGCGGACGCCCAGGCCCGACGGGCCGCGGTCGCGGTCGTGATCGACGCGGCCGAGCGGCGGCGCGGCTACGGGGCCGAGATCATCCGTGCGCTGGCCAGCTGGCTGGAGAGCTCTCGCCTCGCGCTGGTGGAGACCCGGCTGCGTACCGACGACCTGGCTGCCGAGCGCCTCGCGCGGGCCACGTCCTTCGAGCCGACGCGGGTGGTGATCGTCGCTGGCTGGCGCGTCTGGTGCCGGCCGCCGCCGCGTTGA
- a CDS encoding SDR family oxidoreductase, whose product MARVVVTGAAGFVGGAIVHALRGRGDDVVALDVARGPGVHTADVSRPGDWEKELVGADLVVHAAAVGMGGVGELPPIRAGRPAGASRVPAAQMRQVLLGGTATVLDAAARGGARRVIHLSCVSALGPDLADGVDETAPVGLTGDPRADMLAAAEQAVGAATASGLPATILRLGDAYGPRAGRWTVWPVLLLRAGRFVLLDGGTGWLNPVHIDDVVAAAIAAAGSEAAVGEVLHVTGPAPATVAEFVGCYSRMLELPVPRSVPARVYGALDDAAHAVGRLRGRVESRRASGESEPARGGRPGSGGETDRAAVPAVGAAEHPDATGPSTGAVALGLVRGIGARLAAGVDPHQRMDLGPLAVADVTRTGRLAGDRITEATGWRPRVDLADGMSRTETWLRDRGLLGVNEPSRTR is encoded by the coding sequence TTGGCTCGGGTCGTGGTGACTGGCGCCGCGGGGTTCGTCGGCGGCGCGATCGTCCACGCCCTGCGCGGGCGCGGGGACGACGTCGTCGCGCTCGACGTGGCCCGCGGCCCCGGCGTGCACACCGCGGACGTGAGCCGGCCGGGGGATTGGGAGAAGGAGCTCGTCGGCGCCGATCTGGTGGTGCACGCGGCCGCCGTCGGGATGGGTGGGGTCGGTGAGCTGCCGCCGATCCGGGCCGGCCGGCCGGCCGGCGCGTCCCGGGTGCCGGCCGCCCAGATGCGCCAGGTGCTGCTCGGCGGTACGGCGACCGTTCTGGACGCCGCCGCCCGTGGCGGCGCCAGGCGGGTGATCCATCTCTCCTGCGTCTCCGCGCTCGGGCCCGACCTCGCCGACGGCGTCGACGAGACCGCGCCGGTGGGCCTGACCGGCGATCCGCGAGCCGACATGCTGGCCGCTGCCGAGCAGGCCGTGGGCGCCGCGACCGCGTCCGGGCTGCCCGCGACGATCCTGCGGCTGGGCGACGCCTACGGGCCGCGGGCCGGCCGGTGGACGGTCTGGCCGGTGCTGCTGCTGCGCGCGGGCCGGTTCGTCCTGCTCGACGGCGGCACCGGGTGGCTGAACCCCGTGCACATCGACGACGTCGTCGCCGCGGCGATCGCCGCCGCCGGCAGCGAGGCCGCCGTCGGCGAGGTGCTGCACGTGACCGGGCCCGCCCCGGCGACCGTCGCCGAGTTCGTCGGCTGTTACAGCCGGATGCTCGAGCTGCCAGTCCCGCGTTCGGTGCCGGCCCGGGTGTACGGCGCGCTGGACGACGCGGCGCACGCGGTCGGCCGGCTGCGCGGCCGGGTCGAGTCCCGTAGGGCGTCCGGCGAGTCCGAGCCGGCCCGCGGCGGCCGGCCCGGCTCCGGCGGCGAGACCGATCGGGCCGCCGTGCCGGCGGTGGGGGCGGCCGAGCACCCGGACGCGACGGGGCCGTCGACCGGGGCTGTCGCGCTCGGGCTGGTCCGCGGGATCGGAGCCCGGCTGGCGGCCGGGGTCGACCCGCACCAGCGGATGGACCTCGGCCCGCTTGCCGTCGCGGACGTCACGAGGACCGGCCGCCTGGCTGGCGACCGGATCACCGAGGCGACCGGCTGGCGGCCGCGCGTCGACCTCGCCGACGGGATGAGCCGGACCGAGACGTGGTTGCGCGACCGCGGCCTGCTCGGCGTCAACGAGCCGTCCCGGACGCGTTGA
- a CDS encoding DedA family protein has product MDVHHLSGLTLYLTVFAIVFVESGVPIGFWLPGDAMLFATGLMAADPAHRISLPVLAAGVTVMAIAGVCLGYVTGRRLGRPWLERRHLKVLGRTETFFDRFGPVTLIAARFVPWARTFAPILAGAVRMPPARFLAAAAVGALIWGTGIPALGYAASSVPGLKDATGWLAPAVVVLSVAAGVPGELLRRRARRRARAAADFAVTVPADPAPWSAGSGPDDSAAFAGSEQGRA; this is encoded by the coding sequence ATGGATGTCCACCATCTATCCGGCCTGACCCTGTATCTCACCGTCTTCGCGATCGTGTTTGTCGAGAGCGGCGTGCCGATCGGGTTCTGGCTCCCGGGAGACGCGATGCTGTTCGCTACCGGGCTGATGGCGGCAGATCCCGCCCACCGGATCTCCTTGCCGGTCCTCGCGGCGGGGGTGACCGTGATGGCCATCGCGGGGGTCTGCCTCGGCTACGTCACCGGGCGCCGGCTCGGGCGCCCCTGGCTGGAGCGGCGGCACCTGAAGGTGCTCGGACGCACAGAGACCTTCTTCGACCGGTTCGGTCCGGTCACGCTGATCGCCGCCCGGTTCGTGCCGTGGGCACGCACCTTCGCCCCGATCCTGGCCGGCGCGGTCCGGATGCCGCCGGCCCGGTTCCTGGCCGCGGCCGCGGTGGGCGCGCTGATCTGGGGCACCGGCATCCCCGCGCTCGGGTACGCGGCGTCGTCCGTCCCCGGCCTCAAGGACGCGACCGGGTGGCTCGCGCCCGCGGTCGTCGTACTGTCTGTCGCCGCAGGCGTGCCCGGCGAGTTGCTGCGCCGCCGGGCCCGTCGGCGCGCCCGGGCGGCGGCCGACTTCGCCGTCACCGTGCCGGCCGACCCCGCTCCCTGGTCCGCCGGATCCGGGCCGGACGACTCGGCGGCGTTCGCCGGCAGCGAGCAGGGCCGGGCCTGA